A stretch of the Capsicum annuum cultivar UCD-10X-F1 chromosome 10, UCD10Xv1.1, whole genome shotgun sequence genome encodes the following:
- the LOC107844398 gene encoding tRNA (guanine(10)-N2)-methyltransferase homolog yields MPTYQLKSRNFLGPTAMDAEMAFLMANQAQAKAGRLVYDPFVGTGSILVAATHYGAITMGADIDIRVVRDGRGPDRNVWSNFKQYGLPMPIALLRADNNLPLCRLGLKEVFDAIVCDPPYGVRAGGRNSGGRKLLKGVIGPYTVPDDKRTGHIPSTAPYSLVECVHDLLDLAAKMLVLGGRLVYFYPVVREDESIDTTFPEHPFFKLVATSEQVLSYRYSRVLLTMVKIGPYNEEIALAARIKHLEFKENHLKWLEEGTLHSAVFSPADNHLNEASDTKISKESKARYRGKYGLNQN; encoded by the exons ATGCCAACTTATCAGTTAAAAAGTCGTAATTTTCTCGGGCCAACAGCCATGGATGCTGAAATGGCGTTCCTGATGGCTAATCAAGCACAGGCCAAAGCTGGAAGGCTTGTCTATGACCCTTTTGTGGGCACAGGAAGCATTCTAGTCGCAGCAACTCATTATGGAGCAATAACAATG GGCGCAGATATTGATATTCGAGTAGTACGTGATGGCCGTGGTCCAGATCGTAATGTCTGGAGCAACTTCAAGCAG TATGGATTGCCAATGCCTATTGCTTTATTAAGGGCAGACAACAACCTTCCTCTTTGCCGTTTGGGGTTGAAAGAG gtTTTTGATGCCATTGTATGTGACCCTCCGTATGGAGTCCGTGCTGGAGGACGTAATTCTGGTGGCAGGAAGCTTTTGAAAGGAGTGATTGGTCCATATACAGTTCCTGATGACAAACGGACAGGCCACATACCATCAACTGCTCCTTACAGCTTAGTGGAATGCGTACATGATTTGCTTGACCTTGCTGCTAAGATGCTTGTGTTGGGTGGCCGTCTTGTGTACTTCTATCCTGTAGTACGAGAGGATGAGTCAATTGACACTACCTTTCCAGAGCACCCCTTTTTCAAGTTGGTTGCTACCTCAGAGCAGGTGCTGAGCTATAGGTATAGTCGGGTGCTATTAACCATGGTCAAAATTGGACCATATAATGAAGAAATTGCATTAGCAGCAAGGATCAAACATTTGGAGTTCAAAGAAAACCATCTGAAGTGGTTAGAAGAAGGTACTCTTCATTCAGCTGTTTTTAGTCCTGCCGACAATCATCTTAATGAGGCAAGTGATACAAAGATTAGTAAAGAATCAAAGGCAAGGTATAGAGGTAAATATGGTCTAAACCAAAACTGA